The following are from one region of the Salmo salar unplaced genomic scaffold, Ssal_v3.1, whole genome shotgun sequence genome:
- the LOC123732662 gene encoding uncharacterized protein isoform X1, translated as MQRENRREKMETYYRGEHKNIETLKMVKTPQSYRRLILKDIPLYPKADKAEFHVDKVCHVTTPTGLTGIMDLSGFTAGQRGSFSWWALHITEGEIEAAENRFLEKEQLSFDPKMGEEKRHNPFLREFTTSPVFQQGSRYGNFKFTFPLEDLMQMYTEQICEGEKPVLRVYETVVYKQEIMYVVVLHSPEVTEFDDCPLLADEDDEAICIYKDGKIVWRAEAICGTHTKKLIINRESGTVETEELGHGYEHFMWDNVTLAFHLPVDSTLVVEEGVLKDRLHACEGIAPFLHDELLTLEEAKEVVNAIKNAI; from the coding sequence ATGCAGCGAGAAAACAGAAGAGAAAAAATGGAGACGTATTACCGTGGGGAGCATAAGAATATAGAAACCTTGAAAATGGTTAAAACCCCACAAAGTTATAGACGTCTTATTTTAAAAGACATTCCACTATACCCCAAAGCTGACAAAGCGGAATTTCACGTGGACAAAGTCTGTCACGTAACCACTCCAACAGGCCTGACAGGAATCATGGATTTGAGTGGATTTACAGCAGGGCAAAGAGGGAGTTTCTCATGGTGGGCTCTTCACATTACAGAAGGTGAAATTGAGGCAGCAGAGAATCGCTTCCTTGAAAAGGAACAGCTTTCCTTTGACCCAAAAATGGGGGAAGAAAAAAGACACAATCCATTCCTGAGGGAATTCACCACCTCCCCTGTCTTCCAACAGGGATCTCGGTATGGGAACTTTAAGTTTACCTTCCCCTTGGAGGATCTCATGCAGATGTACACAGAGCAGATCTGTGAGGGAGAGAAGCCTGTCCTGAGAGTCTATGAAACCGTGGTTTACAAGCAGGAGATCATGTACGTAGTGGTTCTCCACAGTCCAGAGGTGACAGAGTTTGATGACTGCCCACTTCTtgctgatgaggatgatgaggcaaTATGCATTTATAAAGATGGCAAAATTGTCTGGCGTGCAGAAGCAATATGTGGAACCCATACAAAGAAGCTGATCATCAACCGAGAGAGTGGAACAGTTGAAACAGAAGAACTAGGACATGGTTATGAACATTTCATGTGGGACAATGTGACCCTGGCATTCCATCTGCCAGTTGACAGCACCCTCGTAGTTGAAGAGGGAGTATTAAAGGATAGACTCCATGCATGTGAGGGTATCGCACCTTTTCTCCATGATGAGTTGTTAACACTAGAGGAGGCAAAAGAAGTAGTCAATGCCATAAAGAATGCTATATAG
- the LOC123732662 gene encoding uncharacterized protein isoform X2 yields the protein MQRENRREKMETYYRGEHKNIETLKMVKTPQSYRRLILKDIPLYPKADKAEFHVDKVCHVTTPTGLTGIMDLSGFTAGQRGSFSWWALHITEGEIEAAENRFLEKEQLSFDPKMGEEKRHNPFLREFTTSPVFQQGSRYGNFKFTFPLEDLMQMYTEQICEGEKPVLRVYETVVYKQEIMYVVVLHSPEVTEFDDCPLLADEDDEAICIYKDGKIVWRAEAICGTHTKKLIINRESGTVETEELGHGYEHFMWDNVTLAFHLPVDSTLVVEEGVLKDRLHACEGIAPFLHDELLTLEEAKEVVNAIKNAI from the exons ATGCAGCGAGAAAACAGAAGAGAAAAAATGGAGACGTATTACCGTGGGGAGCATAAGAATATAGAAACCTTGAAAATGGTTAAAACCCCACAAAGTTATAGACGTCTTATTTTAAAAGACATTCCACTATACCCCAAAGCTGACAAAGCGGAATTTCACGTGGACAAAGTCTGTCACGTAACCACTCCAACAGGCCTGACAGGAATCATGGATTTGAGTGGATTTACAGCAGGGCAAAGAGGGAGTTTCTCATGGTGGGCTCTTCACATTACAGAAGGTGAAATTGAGGCAGCAGAGAATCGCTTCCTTGAAAAGGAACAGCTTTCCTTTGACCCAAAAATGGGGGAAGAAAAAAGACACAATCCATTCCTGAGGGAATTCACCACCTCCCCTGTCTTCCAACAGGGATCTCGGTATGGGAACTTTAAGTTTACCTTCCCCTTGGAGGATCTCATGCAGATGTACACAGAGCAGATCTGTGAGGGAGAGAAGCCTGTCCTGAGAGTCTATGAAACCGTGGTTTACAAGCAGGAGATCATGTACGTAGTGGTTCTCCACAGTCCAGAGGTGACAGAGTTTGATGACTGCCCACTTCTtgctgatgaggatgatgaggcaaTATGCATTTATAAAGATGGCAAAATTGTCTGGCGTGCAGAAGCAATATGTGGAACCCATACAAAGAAGCTGATCATCAACCGAGAGAGTGGAACAGTTGAAACAGAAGAACTAGGACATGGTTATGAACATTTCATGTGGGACAATGTGACCCTGGCATTCCATCTGCCAGTTGACAGCACCCTCGTAGTTGAAGAGGGAGTATTAAAGGATAGACTCCATGCATGTGAGGGTATCGCACCTTTTCTCCATGATGAGTTGTTAACACTAGAGGAGGCAAAAGAAGTAGTCAATGCCATAAAGAATGCTAT ATAG